From a single Lentisphaera profundi genomic region:
- a CDS encoding SUMF1/EgtB/PvdO family nonheme iron enzyme: protein MYLKKFLSLNAIAIASAFASDYQKDIKPIFDKHCIICHGATASAGGYQLHTKYKAFAKGANGVRIVPGKADLSSVYTMCTLDKSNPKTMPPAVMPRLSQNELTSLKNWINEGAIWPNATKQKSAFVKTLSSASGEREITSASQLYKALNFDKKAGQALTADKPYTVYKGAEYEFTMMPIPAGKYKRGSDQGDESPVKEIAIASFWMGKHEVTWAEYESWQFDLDIERRTADNFTMNNLDKNADIVSRPTGPYLDMSFGMGKEKRPVICMTQLAAKAYCMWLSAKTGDFYRLPTEAEWEYACRAGSTSAYSFGDDASKLGDYAWFADNANESYQPIGQKKANAWGLHDMHGNVSEWVLDSFDPDFYANSPSENPVNLAPETPEDNPFEETEFWPNKIYDRIVRGGSYINDADELRSAKRFISEPDWKIQDPQIPKSVWYHTDAVFVGFRVVRAGTIPKLEDLHKYWPTDAEIKAIPKRGE from the coding sequence ATGTATCTCAAAAAATTCTTAAGTCTAAATGCTATTGCCATTGCTAGTGCATTTGCTAGTGATTACCAAAAAGATATCAAACCCATTTTTGATAAGCATTGTATTATCTGTCACGGTGCTACTGCAAGTGCCGGAGGCTACCAGCTTCATACAAAATACAAAGCTTTTGCGAAAGGCGCAAATGGTGTTCGCATTGTTCCTGGCAAAGCTGATTTAAGTTCAGTCTACACCATGTGTACACTCGATAAATCAAATCCAAAAACTATGCCTCCCGCTGTCATGCCTCGCTTAAGTCAAAATGAGCTCACTTCCCTAAAAAACTGGATTAATGAAGGCGCTATATGGCCTAATGCCACAAAACAAAAATCAGCATTCGTGAAGACGCTTTCCTCTGCCAGTGGCGAACGAGAAATCACTTCTGCTAGCCAACTTTATAAAGCTCTTAACTTCGATAAAAAAGCGGGACAAGCTCTTACCGCTGATAAGCCCTACACCGTCTACAAAGGTGCTGAATATGAATTCACAATGATGCCCATCCCCGCGGGAAAATACAAACGTGGCTCAGATCAAGGTGACGAGAGTCCCGTCAAAGAAATCGCAATAGCTTCTTTTTGGATGGGAAAGCATGAAGTCACCTGGGCAGAATATGAATCATGGCAATTTGACCTCGATATCGAACGTCGCACAGCAGACAATTTCACCATGAATAATCTCGATAAAAATGCGGATATCGTTTCCCGCCCTACTGGCCCTTACTTAGATATGAGTTTTGGCATGGGCAAAGAAAAACGTCCCGTCATCTGCATGACTCAGTTAGCCGCAAAAGCTTACTGTATGTGGTTAAGTGCCAAGACCGGAGATTTCTATCGTCTGCCTACTGAAGCTGAATGGGAATACGCCTGCCGTGCAGGAAGTACTAGTGCCTACTCCTTTGGTGATGACGCTTCCAAATTAGGCGATTACGCTTGGTTTGCGGACAACGCAAATGAGTCCTATCAGCCCATTGGACAAAAGAAAGCCAATGCCTGGGGATTACATGACATGCATGGCAATGTTTCTGAATGGGTACTCGATAGCTTCGATCCCGATTTTTACGCCAATTCACCCTCTGAAAACCCTGTGAATCTAGCTCCAGAGACTCCCGAAGACAACCCTTTTGAAGAGACTGAATTCTGGCCTAATAAAATCTATGACCGTATTGTTCGCGGTGGCTCTTACATCAATGATGCCGATGAACTACGCTCAGCAAAGCGTTTTATATCTGAGCCTGATTGGAAAATCCAAGATCCTCAAATCCCCAAATCTGTATGGTATCATACCGATGCAGTTTTTGTCGGCTTCCGCGTCGTACGTGCCGGAACCATCCCCAAACTAGAAGATCTTCACAAATACTGGCCCACTGATGCCGAAATCAAAGCCATCCCAAAACGCGGAGAATAA
- a CDS encoding transposase, whose amino-acid sequence MYDTLFPEYFIEELRQTIGILCGPLKIAGQIILRPEFQEIKKAIEDDQLQLSKDRAATRNREFKNSSTQKHPPAELVVALFIARHFYDNCYGERGYSMLCENSSLQQFIGRLGIGSFPSRNTIHEQVSALSEKTLNLFHQAILNCVKECGLDDFSAVIIDSTAIKADSAWPVDSQLLKNLSCKMMKNISDVHDQLPCVERRKIPLKRLQNYCDYMSKLDFEISMLKGKKGARKMRQKFYTQELLPRCRKFIIRLEKTLPQIKQHCESAKVLMIDECLSRFIDKVLMVEHRFNMAPKDYDTKTARKIYSMSDNDAAFIKKGGRETVFGYRPNFAFSANGFLTSFTLESGNTSDSKAFSNCLDENKKMTGETAMMISVDDGYSSAANLDDAIEKGATLVSVSGSKGKKLLGEDIYESENYQLARNIRSISEAGISKLKNYHNLERFTVCGLKRVRQETLISAIGFNLERICQLLCQIEIEVAA is encoded by the coding sequence ATGTACGATACTCTTTTTCCCGAATATTTCATCGAGGAATTACGGCAAACTATAGGAATTTTATGCGGACCATTGAAGATTGCGGGGCAAATCATACTTCGTCCTGAATTTCAAGAGATCAAAAAGGCAATTGAAGATGATCAACTTCAGTTGAGTAAAGATAGAGCCGCCACTAGAAACCGCGAGTTTAAAAACAGCTCTACCCAAAAACACCCCCCAGCTGAATTGGTGGTGGCGTTGTTCATAGCCCGTCACTTTTATGATAATTGTTACGGTGAACGAGGCTATAGTATGCTATGTGAGAATAGTTCCTTGCAGCAGTTTATTGGGCGCTTGGGCATAGGAAGCTTCCCTTCACGCAATACGATTCATGAACAAGTCTCTGCTCTTTCTGAGAAGACCCTTAATCTTTTTCATCAAGCTATTTTGAACTGCGTTAAGGAGTGTGGCCTGGATGATTTTTCAGCAGTGATTATTGATTCTACAGCCATTAAGGCCGATTCAGCGTGGCCTGTCGATAGTCAATTACTAAAGAACCTTAGTTGTAAAATGATGAAAAATATCAGTGACGTTCATGATCAGCTTCCCTGTGTTGAGCGCAGAAAGATCCCTCTCAAACGCCTGCAAAATTACTGTGATTATATGAGTAAACTGGATTTCGAGATCTCTATGCTTAAAGGAAAAAAAGGAGCAAGAAAAATGAGGCAAAAGTTTTATACGCAAGAACTTTTACCGAGGTGCCGAAAATTTATTATTCGCCTGGAGAAGACTCTTCCTCAAATTAAACAACACTGTGAAAGTGCCAAAGTTCTGATGATTGACGAATGTCTATCTCGCTTCATAGATAAAGTTTTGATGGTTGAACATCGCTTCAACATGGCTCCTAAGGACTACGATACGAAGACGGCACGGAAAATTTACAGCATGAGTGATAATGATGCAGCATTTATTAAAAAGGGTGGTCGAGAAACCGTATTTGGCTACCGACCAAATTTCGCCTTTAGTGCCAATGGTTTTCTGACATCATTCACCCTAGAATCTGGAAATACTAGTGACAGCAAGGCCTTCAGTAATTGCCTTGATGAAAATAAAAAGATGACGGGCGAGACCGCAATGATGATCAGTGTGGATGACGGATATAGCTCTGCCGCCAATTTAGATGATGCCATCGAAAAAGGGGCGACATTAGTCAGTGTTAGTGGCTCAAAGGGAAAGAAGCTCTTAGGAGAAGATATTTATGAGAGTGAAAACTACCAACTTGCGAGAAATATCCGATCAATTTCCGAAGCAGGTATTTCAAAGCTGAAGAACTATCACAACCTTGAGCGATTTACCGTTTGTGGCTTAAAGAGGGTTCGTCAAGAAACTCTCATAAGCGCCATAGGATTCAACTTGGAAAGGATCTGCCAGTTATTATGTCAAATAGAGATTGAGGTCGCCGCATAG
- a CDS encoding serine/threonine-protein kinase, which translates to MRKEDKFNKNFGQLFEEAFTPEERPLEEALRRGGERYSDFDFYREGGLKQIRTCLDQRTGRRVAMATMKPSVGSDRKETFIREARINAALQHPNIVPVYDVGLTNNEPWFTMKFIEGQSLKEIVQELKTGTESRFNNLAERLELFLKVCDAVAYAHSKGILHLDLKPDNIRVSEYGDVVLCDWGLADIIPAECEEPLLEVCSTTETDFEEMTLDGVVKGSPGYMAPEQTGLIKERKGKHTDIFSLGAVLYTLLTYEKAFTGKDLETILHRTVEADFIPPSRMKTNTVPYSLEAVCIKALSKKISDRYTSIKDLQGEVRDFINGFTTEAENASLMKSLHFWVKRNRTLSAISLIAFCLLLSLLIVFVINLKLAESNAKEVAEKLRIEKEYHMRINRGAAPKFFERAQTSYKTYVFDDALNFCSSAVELDETLIEAWKLKANIHFIRQEFKAAQEAFEKADDKSPLAKVNAEYAMYKDDDSKPLNAEDYLNLVKTLRDRQLFRQFANLIHYKIYSDLTVEERIAFCKEAVILHNYPMEPLKFYFDKQSRHLDLSGNLQLEVALCFQNFPAESADFSNTKIPNFICFRGQKLKYLDVSHTEIYELHSLENADLIDLNLSHTGVSNLTPLEDFSIRKLNISHTQIKGIQTVLKLNYLQELIVHKGQFSPLAYHVLPKTVKVIEVD; encoded by the coding sequence ATGCGTAAAGAAGATAAGTTCAATAAGAATTTTGGCCAGCTTTTTGAAGAGGCATTCACTCCAGAGGAGAGACCTTTGGAAGAGGCCCTCAGACGTGGTGGAGAGCGCTACAGTGATTTTGACTTTTATCGTGAGGGTGGACTTAAGCAGATAAGAACTTGTTTGGATCAAAGGACAGGACGTCGTGTGGCAATGGCAACTATGAAGCCAAGTGTAGGTTCCGACCGCAAGGAAACCTTTATTCGCGAAGCCCGCATAAATGCCGCCTTACAGCACCCTAATATAGTTCCTGTGTATGATGTAGGTCTTACAAATAATGAACCATGGTTTACCATGAAGTTTATTGAAGGCCAATCACTTAAAGAAATTGTTCAAGAATTAAAAACTGGAACAGAAAGTCGATTTAATAATTTAGCCGAAAGACTGGAGCTTTTTTTAAAAGTATGTGATGCGGTAGCTTATGCACATTCCAAAGGGATATTGCATTTGGATCTAAAACCTGACAATATTCGTGTGAGTGAATATGGTGATGTGGTTTTATGTGATTGGGGCTTAGCGGATATTATTCCAGCGGAATGTGAAGAGCCACTCTTAGAAGTCTGCTCTACCACAGAGACTGACTTTGAAGAAATGACTTTAGATGGAGTAGTGAAGGGCAGTCCAGGTTATATGGCACCCGAGCAAACGGGACTCATCAAAGAACGCAAAGGTAAGCATACCGATATATTTTCTCTTGGTGCGGTACTCTATACTTTATTGACTTATGAGAAAGCTTTTACAGGCAAAGACCTAGAAACAATTTTACACAGAACAGTGGAAGCCGATTTTATTCCTCCATCGCGAATGAAGACGAATACGGTGCCTTATTCATTAGAGGCGGTTTGTATAAAAGCACTCTCGAAAAAAATATCAGATCGTTATACTTCAATTAAAGATTTACAGGGGGAAGTAAGAGATTTCATTAATGGTTTTACCACTGAGGCAGAAAATGCCTCGTTGATGAAATCCTTGCATTTCTGGGTCAAACGCAATAGAACTTTAAGTGCTATTTCACTCATCGCTTTTTGCTTATTATTGAGTTTACTGATTGTGTTTGTTATTAATCTCAAATTAGCCGAAAGCAATGCCAAAGAAGTGGCTGAAAAACTCCGCATTGAAAAAGAATACCACATGCGTATCAACCGTGGAGCCGCGCCGAAATTTTTTGAACGAGCACAAACGTCCTATAAAACTTATGTGTTTGATGATGCCTTAAACTTTTGTAGCAGTGCGGTGGAGTTAGATGAAACTCTAATAGAAGCTTGGAAACTTAAAGCTAATATCCATTTTATTCGGCAAGAATTTAAAGCCGCCCAAGAAGCTTTTGAAAAAGCAGATGATAAAAGCCCCTTAGCAAAAGTGAATGCGGAATACGCAATGTATAAAGACGATGATTCAAAACCTTTAAATGCTGAAGATTATTTGAATCTAGTAAAGACCCTGAGAGATCGGCAGCTTTTTCGTCAATTTGCGAATCTTATTCACTATAAAATTTACTCAGATCTCACTGTAGAAGAACGCATCGCTTTTTGCAAAGAGGCAGTCATTCTACATAATTACCCTATGGAACCCTTAAAATTTTATTTTGATAAGCAATCTCGACATCTTGATTTGTCTGGGAATTTACAACTGGAGGTTGCTTTGTGTTTCCAAAATTTTCCCGCAGAGAGTGCTGACTTTTCCAATACTAAAATTCCGAATTTTATTTGTTTTCGTGGACAAAAGCTGAAATATTTGGATGTATCTCATACAGAGATTTACGAGTTGCATAGCTTAGAAAATGCTGATTTGATAGACTTGAATTTATCCCATACGGGAGTTAGTAATTTGACCCCTCTTGAAGATTTCTCCATTCGTAAACTCAATATAAGTCATACCCAAATCAAAGGTATTCAAACGGTGTTAAAGCTCAATTATCTACAAGAATTAATTGTCCACAAAGGGCAGTTTTCACCTTTAGCTTATCATGTTTTACCCAAAACAGTAAAAGTCATCGAAGTAGATTAA
- a CDS encoding RNA polymerase sigma factor, protein MSDDQQTRVTLLQKLQKNQDDDHSWDDFVRYYEGYIYVVIRNLGVGLEDSKDILQEILLKIWKALPNYSYDREKCRFRTWLCVVIRNKVYSFFKLKSSRNSRLNVSYDSLLESLDLITDSEIDQMAEKEWQSYISNLAWENLQEQFPKLAKEVFEASLDEENNAVLAEKFGVSESSVRVYKMRVRKAMHKEIIRLNQELGG, encoded by the coding sequence ATGTCAGATGATCAGCAGACGCGTGTTACCCTTTTGCAGAAACTGCAAAAAAATCAGGATGATGATCATTCATGGGATGATTTTGTTCGTTACTATGAAGGCTATATTTACGTTGTCATTAGAAATCTAGGTGTAGGCCTAGAAGACAGTAAGGATATCCTTCAAGAAATTTTACTCAAGATATGGAAAGCCTTACCTAATTACAGTTATGATCGCGAAAAATGTCGATTCAGAACATGGCTATGTGTCGTGATTAGGAATAAAGTCTATAGTTTTTTTAAACTTAAATCGAGCCGTAATAGCCGTTTGAATGTGAGCTATGATAGCCTATTAGAGAGTTTAGATCTAATCACAGATTCTGAAATTGATCAGATGGCTGAAAAAGAATGGCAGTCTTACATCTCTAATTTGGCTTGGGAAAATCTCCAGGAGCAATTCCCTAAATTGGCTAAAGAGGTGTTTGAAGCATCCTTAGATGAAGAGAATAATGCTGTTTTGGCTGAGAAATTTGGCGTCTCCGAAAGTAGTGTTCGCGTCTACAAAATGCGCGTTCGTAAAGCCATGCATAAGGAAATCATTAGACTCAATCAAGAATTGGGCGGCTGA
- a CDS encoding putative glycoside hydrolase produces MRTILKFAVVLACLIYTSCDSPQEINSKPQELVNHEAQNEPKGIVNHEAQNEPIDKPSKMPEFTWDTLPLYMHVRKAEAFDEREIQYLSTFPLICLEKTTGMRSYKSTEEGSIRAAEAIKKLSPNSKVLYYRNVFVHYPFYEDDKKLALVKRPFLRGQKGEKKLVRKTVEAYDLANPDLRSWWVTNVTKVLANPAIDGLFLDGNIKVLEPKYLKKDLSVDQKEEIVEGYRLMMEKTKSAIGEDKLMIANIIRARFKDSGLSYMNYFDGSYLENFEKPIAGMSREDYLAQGIEAVQKAARSGKIIAMTLGLGEQAGDKLGIDDSRKDVKALNGVQERFEYCMALFLICAEKYSYVYIHDGYDMNRNPDGSSKSKVWLKDFPEYKKALGPPKGPAIKAGYVYTREFEHLKVEVDISQQKARLQWF; encoded by the coding sequence GTGCGTACTATCCTTAAGTTTGCGGTGGTGTTAGCATGCTTGATTTACACGTCATGTGACTCGCCTCAGGAAATTAATTCTAAGCCTCAAGAGCTAGTAAATCATGAAGCTCAAAATGAGCCAAAAGGAATAGTAAATCATGAAGCTCAAAATGAGCCAATTGATAAGCCATCCAAAATGCCCGAGTTTACTTGGGATACTTTACCTTTGTATATGCACGTCCGTAAAGCTGAAGCTTTTGATGAAAGAGAAATTCAATACCTTAGTACATTTCCCTTGATTTGCTTAGAGAAAACAACGGGTATGCGCAGCTACAAAAGCACTGAAGAAGGCAGCATCCGTGCTGCAGAGGCAATTAAAAAACTTAGTCCCAACTCTAAAGTCCTTTATTATCGTAATGTATTTGTTCATTACCCTTTTTATGAAGACGATAAAAAACTTGCTTTGGTTAAGCGTCCTTTTTTACGGGGCCAAAAGGGAGAAAAAAAACTGGTTCGAAAAACAGTGGAAGCTTACGATTTAGCCAATCCTGATCTTCGTTCGTGGTGGGTGACCAATGTCACAAAAGTACTTGCGAATCCCGCAATTGACGGACTTTTTCTCGATGGTAATATAAAGGTTCTTGAGCCGAAATATTTAAAGAAGGATCTAAGTGTCGATCAGAAAGAGGAGATTGTCGAAGGCTATCGTCTGATGATGGAAAAAACTAAGTCAGCAATTGGTGAAGATAAATTGATGATTGCCAATATCATTCGAGCGCGTTTCAAAGATAGCGGCTTGAGTTATATGAATTATTTTGATGGGTCGTATTTGGAAAATTTCGAGAAACCTATCGCTGGTATGAGCCGTGAAGATTATTTAGCCCAGGGCATTGAAGCGGTACAAAAAGCAGCTCGTTCGGGGAAAATCATTGCCATGACCCTTGGGCTTGGAGAGCAAGCTGGAGATAAATTGGGCATTGATGATTCGCGTAAGGATGTGAAGGCACTTAATGGAGTTCAAGAAAGGTTCGAATACTGTATGGCGCTCTTTTTGATTTGTGCAGAAAAATATAGCTATGTCTACATTCATGATGGTTATGATATGAATAGAAACCCGGATGGTAGCAGTAAAAGTAAGGTTTGGTTAAAAGATTTTCCTGAGTATAAAAAAGCTTTAGGGCCACCCAAAGGACCTGCAATCAAAGCAGGATATGTTTATACTCGTGAATTTGAGCATCTCAAAGTTGAAGTGGATATAAGTCAGCAAAAAGCGCGACTTCAGTGGTTTTAA
- a CDS encoding alpha/beta hydrolase, which translates to MNKLFFVMFLISSGLFAKVNNPSPDAFWTYKKVEGKELKLSVFLPSDYKQEKNFPTIVIFHGGSWRVGDPNMHYADCKYWASRGMVAVSVSYRLKDRDNVEVPLECMKDAKSALRYLRENAKKLKIDVNKVVVAGGSAGGQLAASTGMIPKVNDSEYDLAISAKPQAIILYNPWFKCAKELSPTSNVVKDLPPMIIFAGGKDPAIPLEEMVDFHKSMKEEGNQTELYIGKKGKHGFCNGRNPHNPFFYWSIKLADDFLVKQGILTGKATVKYPKNVKAINEVDSAYYP; encoded by the coding sequence ATGAATAAATTGTTTTTTGTGATGTTTTTGATTTCTTCAGGCCTATTTGCGAAAGTGAATAATCCTAGTCCAGATGCGTTTTGGACATATAAAAAAGTGGAAGGAAAAGAACTTAAATTATCGGTGTTTTTACCTAGTGATTACAAGCAAGAGAAAAACTTCCCCACGATAGTGATTTTTCACGGTGGTTCCTGGAGAGTAGGGGATCCGAATATGCATTATGCTGATTGCAAATATTGGGCGAGTCGTGGTATGGTGGCCGTCTCGGTATCTTATCGACTTAAAGATCGCGATAATGTAGAGGTTCCTTTGGAATGCATGAAGGACGCTAAGTCAGCATTACGTTATTTACGAGAGAATGCCAAAAAACTAAAAATAGATGTGAATAAAGTAGTCGTTGCAGGAGGTTCAGCAGGGGGACAATTAGCTGCGTCTACGGGTATGATTCCCAAAGTTAATGATAGTGAGTATGATCTTGCGATTTCCGCGAAACCCCAAGCTATAATACTTTATAATCCCTGGTTTAAATGTGCCAAGGAACTTTCACCCACGTCTAATGTTGTGAAAGATTTACCTCCGATGATTATATTTGCAGGTGGAAAAGATCCGGCAATTCCCCTAGAAGAAATGGTGGATTTTCATAAATCTATGAAAGAGGAAGGGAATCAAACGGAACTCTATATTGGGAAAAAAGGAAAACATGGCTTTTGTAATGGTCGTAACCCCCATAATCCATTTTTCTATTGGTCCATAAAACTGGCGGATGATTTTTTAGTAAAACAAGGAATACTCACGGGAAAAGCGACTGTGAAATACCCGAAGAATGTCAAAGCTATAAATGAGGTAGATAGTGCGTACTATCCTTAA
- a CDS encoding alpha-L-fucosidase yields MKRFLSYTSKIAMTAMMSLQVANALPNEIVDTDMDKLWGERLELDAGERGAWFKEAKYAMFIHWGLYSGLAGDWKGKTHFGIGEWIMNKHLAGISVDDYRALAKDFNPVKFDAKTWVTLAKQSGMKYIVITAKHHDGFAMYASKASKYNIKDASPFGRDPLKELADECRKQGIGFGFYYSQYQDWNEKDAFGNGWDFKPKEANFAKYFKEKCEPQVKELVTQYGDLAVLWFDTPGKMTKEDSMALVNLVRKHQPRCLINSRIGNGVGDYSSLGDMEIPPENVGGLWECVDTTNNSWSYAWYDQNWKSGEQIAQNVISVVARGGTYMLNIGPRGDGSIPKGASEELVVAGQWIKNHAGTIYGAEASPWHKAFPWGDVTVNHGNLYLHVFDWPASGKIYLPGLSNKISGAALLNIKGKVKVTREGDWTVISIPRVKPDGMIPVVQLKIEGELKVDHALAFDGETPANLFSLFSEQKDCEIVQLRWMEKFGEWKHAEMIKKWTPTSEATWDVNIRKPGKYALEMTYSCDDKADYSEFEVIAGKTAMTIQALDTGDRMPSKRMFGRGLLPRVRTLRLGVVEFDKAGNQKVVFKTKKGDWKGFNLKALELKAYK; encoded by the coding sequence ATGAAACGTTTTTTATCATACACATCAAAAATTGCGATGACCGCAATGATGAGTTTACAGGTCGCTAATGCGCTACCCAATGAAATTGTCGATACAGATATGGACAAACTATGGGGCGAACGTCTTGAGTTGGATGCAGGAGAACGCGGAGCCTGGTTCAAAGAAGCTAAATATGCTATGTTCATTCACTGGGGACTTTATTCCGGTTTAGCGGGTGATTGGAAAGGTAAGACTCATTTCGGTATTGGCGAATGGATTATGAATAAGCATTTAGCTGGAATTTCAGTCGATGATTATAGAGCCTTAGCCAAAGATTTTAATCCTGTCAAATTTGATGCGAAGACTTGGGTTACTTTAGCTAAGCAAAGTGGAATGAAATATATTGTTATCACTGCAAAACATCACGATGGTTTTGCGATGTACGCATCAAAAGCTTCTAAGTATAATATCAAAGATGCGAGTCCTTTCGGTCGTGATCCATTGAAAGAATTAGCCGATGAATGTCGTAAACAAGGTATAGGTTTTGGTTTCTATTATTCTCAGTACCAAGACTGGAATGAGAAAGATGCCTTTGGTAATGGTTGGGATTTTAAGCCTAAAGAAGCTAATTTTGCAAAATATTTTAAAGAGAAATGTGAGCCACAAGTTAAAGAGCTAGTGACTCAGTATGGTGATCTCGCGGTTTTATGGTTTGATACTCCGGGTAAAATGACCAAAGAAGATTCGATGGCACTCGTAAACTTAGTTAGAAAACATCAGCCACGTTGCCTTATTAATAGTCGTATCGGTAATGGCGTAGGTGATTATTCATCACTTGGTGATATGGAAATTCCACCAGAGAATGTCGGTGGCCTTTGGGAATGTGTTGATACAACGAATAATTCATGGTCCTATGCTTGGTATGATCAAAACTGGAAAAGTGGCGAACAGATAGCTCAGAATGTAATTTCAGTTGTCGCTCGTGGCGGAACTTATATGCTTAATATTGGTCCTCGCGGTGATGGTTCAATTCCTAAAGGTGCAAGTGAAGAGTTAGTCGTCGCTGGTCAGTGGATTAAAAATCATGCCGGAACAATTTACGGTGCAGAAGCCTCTCCTTGGCACAAAGCTTTCCCATGGGGTGATGTTACAGTCAATCATGGTAACCTCTACCTACACGTTTTTGATTGGCCAGCAAGTGGCAAAATTTATCTTCCAGGTTTAAGCAATAAAATTTCTGGTGCGGCATTACTTAATATTAAAGGTAAAGTCAAAGTAACTCGTGAGGGTGATTGGACAGTAATCAGTATTCCGAGAGTGAAGCCTGATGGAATGATTCCAGTTGTTCAGTTGAAAATAGAAGGTGAGCTTAAAGTTGATCATGCTTTGGCTTTTGATGGTGAAACACCTGCAAACTTATTCTCATTATTTTCAGAACAGAAAGACTGTGAGATTGTTCAGTTGCGCTGGATGGAGAAATTTGGTGAGTGGAAGCATGCTGAAATGATCAAGAAATGGACTCCTACAAGTGAAGCAACTTGGGATGTAAATATCCGTAAACCAGGTAAATACGCTTTGGAAATGACTTATTCATGTGATGACAAAGCGGACTATAGTGAATTCGAAGTTATAGCGGGTAAAACAGCGATGACGATTCAAGCTTTAGATACAGGTGATCGCATGCCATCGAAGCGTATGTTTGGACGTGGACTTTTACCACGTGTGAGAACTCTGCGTTTAGGTGTCGTTGAATTTGATAAAGCTGGAAACCAAAAAGTGGTTTTCAAAACTAAGAAAGGTGATTGGAAGGGCTTTAATTTAAAAGCGCTTGAACTAAAAGCCTACAAGTAA
- a CDS encoding inositol monophosphatase family protein encodes MNWNEVRNFLLNLGEAIADYAHKKICSENFSSLSSVHSISNSDTIYQIDSYAEEVIVRVLEQQAHKFGGIVLIAEGIGEDEITSYPNKKAFEDCQVRIIMDPIDGTRGLMYDKRSAFFLAGVAKNLGSNTSLTDIFTSVMVEIPTSKMIYGDSLSALKDEGLSGYRRNILTQEKQNLELAPSQETHLRGGFAQISRFFSPGRTELAQIEEELIDTLYPDAQDGEILNFEDQYISTGGQLYEMIMGKDRFIADIRPALYNSMKHLRKGHVCHPYDMASLLIVEEAGIIITDIHGQTLNAPMNTQDPINWIAYANKEIHKEVSSVFHCILEKHGLK; translated from the coding sequence ATGAATTGGAATGAAGTTAGAAATTTTCTTTTAAATTTAGGCGAAGCTATTGCTGATTATGCCCATAAAAAAATATGTAGTGAAAATTTTAGCTCACTAAGTTCTGTTCACAGCATAAGCAATAGCGATACCATTTATCAGATCGATAGCTATGCCGAAGAAGTCATTGTCAGAGTTCTTGAACAACAAGCCCACAAATTTGGTGGCATTGTCTTAATTGCTGAGGGTATCGGAGAAGACGAAATCACTTCTTATCCGAATAAAAAAGCTTTTGAAGACTGTCAAGTCCGCATCATCATGGATCCCATCGATGGAACTCGCGGCCTCATGTACGACAAACGCTCGGCCTTCTTTCTTGCGGGCGTCGCAAAAAACCTTGGCTCAAATACTAGCTTGACTGATATTTTCACCTCCGTTATGGTCGAGATCCCCACGAGTAAAATGATTTATGGCGATAGTCTAAGTGCGCTTAAAGACGAAGGTCTATCTGGCTACCGTAGAAATATACTCACTCAAGAAAAACAAAATCTTGAACTGGCCCCCTCACAAGAAACTCACCTTCGTGGTGGCTTTGCTCAAATTTCCAGATTTTTTTCTCCAGGTAGAACTGAATTAGCTCAAATTGAAGAAGAACTTATCGACACCCTCTATCCCGATGCTCAAGACGGCGAGATCCTCAATTTTGAAGATCAGTATATCTCCACTGGCGGACAACTTTATGAAATGATCATGGGTAAAGACCGCTTTATTGCCGATATTCGCCCCGCTCTATATAATAGTATGAAACACCTACGCAAAGGCCATGTTTGTCATCCTTATGATATGGCATCATTACTCATTGTCGAAGAAGCCGGTATTATTATTACAGATATCCACGGCCAAACTCTTAATGCTCCAATGAATACCCAAGATCCCATCAATTGGATTGCCTATGCTAACAAAGAAATTCATAAAGAAGTTTCATCCGTATTTCACTGTATTTTAGAAAAACATGGCTTAAAATAA
- a CDS encoding DoxX-like family protein: MNQKAIYRCSRISLALIFLYHGIVPKLIFKSEQEVLMNNTFMPFLEKNMALMSSGIMETIYGFALLIFFHKAKLVYPAIFFTFFATIAILIQIPSLMTHAFNPFSTNLAVCALAYICLLSKK; encoded by the coding sequence ATGAATCAGAAAGCTATCTACCGCTGTTCCAGAATCAGCTTAGCACTCATTTTCTTATATCATGGAATTGTACCCAAACTCATTTTCAAAAGTGAACAAGAAGTTTTGATGAATAATACCTTCATGCCCTTCCTTGAAAAAAACATGGCTTTAATGAGCTCTGGTATTATGGAAACCATTTACGGTTTTGCACTTCTCATTTTTTTCCACAAAGCCAAACTCGTGTATCCCGCTATATTTTTCACCTTTTTTGCGACCATCGCCATTCTCATTCAAATTCCCAGCTTAATGACTCACGCTTTTAACCCCTTCTCCACTAACCTTGCGGTATGTGCCCTCGCTTACATCTGCTTACTTTCAAAAAAATAG